A stretch of Porites lutea chromosome 5, jaPorLute2.1, whole genome shotgun sequence DNA encodes these proteins:
- the LOC140938895 gene encoding axonemal dynein light chain domain-containing protein 1-like isoform X2: MSVSTVVKPSESPHISTGETSRASRGKNKLVKTPGSPCVLPILEGGKSQGDELKHEIMDSGGQSDILDRDKTFLTGMNDFIPDDILNSLTQQPIPPSREQLGPPTKHKRLKPLEITPPARRRPANVWNFPRGREKLKHLAEQPPCMCGAGRDISFLYDATGPDKTSLDSAGKSLVTPASDKSKTSPKNKQLDFFGKSKGESGQEDVEVTSQIPDTLVPAEYHIVKNPGVLGLEFQEDKYTTYVKGHEDHLTVFPSMKPTGRQEVLKLKHAMDSMLARAGVDDDVKELSGPTQIHNLLELLKKEQNIYNVAFNEIIRQVTVECTERGELLANLRKRYADLLDRIPRQVKSLHQEVIAQRALDRRLTEELVRFKASISSLTSELASVKAHDREITQQAKHAQDELEDALKESDKNASLISEYHDLYELQRKRLEGLVGKLTEERDLWSSAAYTLSLKVTDKHSLNTAKKLHLCEKAWAKLSKHFAIFLSEKDSIQLERLTHHVQRWRELSDKFNKSLVSSEEEMINRLKRLIAQLQKWKKEFQKIVNYDDGSVRPPDGQLIKNLFEDLKTWEETLNQEAEHFTGETLLSREEELYQMNKEVDGWTDVALKVFSRHQSQDGTRWPQHEVMLQLNAEVDRLQQQYHVRIIGENGVAKGIIDLVNPIETWGNKLNTVLNGGEMLLDTDWIRLADQVSEEWADHLTETLALIGSTQKESARLSGEVENPVDVEDVFKNTVKWLSATTNSIDNEDAKIVERVTQVHSAMIRWMITVLLRLTPDMEDKELEEIDKQTGDQEVDASLGGGEILLQAIPEEICNRAQRLFEQLRAFSVLLTKCCSDLVIDLMQERRDQGDEHADMDFKDLKRLSVECEGWIRTAGLLIQDVMGDDFVFQDLSAVKKEKGPDRAVSTDSKATGGESQDEDIKQPENAQQTDQQATAAEHQEPEKPEVKTVLAEDSGRIDAPKKSAEESHVTAPTIETSHQEAKEETGERPEERREVEAGDQDQDESRMHVLGHDDNIRTKSLEELPADQELEHLTVPEGENQQPARSPSPDTKKALEALAAVERLQAQLLETEERAQTAEERAIQVETELKEAPEKIRALERSACRASAGESQTPAERPVSTSMSKRVPSQASIAQPHSPHPPRALSQQSSRPSTRSSTKQK, translated from the exons ATGAGCGTCTCCACAGTAGTAAAACCAAGCGAATCACCTCACATTTCCACAGGAGAAACCTCCCGCGCTTCTCGTGGTAAAAACAAGCTTGTTAAAACACCAGGTTCGCCCTGCGTTTTACCAATACTCGAGGGAGGAAAATCGCAAGGTGACGAATTGAAACATGAAATTATGGATTCTGGTGGACAAAGTGACATTTTAGATCGCGATAAAACGTTCTTAACCGGGATGAATGACTTTATTCCGGATGACATTTTGAACAGTTTGACCCAGCAGCCGATCCCGCCTTCACGCGAACAGTTAGGACCACCAACAAAACACAAGAGGCTTAAACCTCTTGAG ATAACCCCACCAGCTCGGAGAAGGCCAGCCAATGTGTGGAATTTCCCTAGAGGGAGAGAAAAGTTGAAACATCTCGCAGAACAGCCCCCTTGTATGTGTGGAGCAGGAAG agATATATCTTTTCTATATGATGCCACTGGGCCAGACAAGACAAGCCTGGACTCAGCTGGAAAATCTCTGGTTACACCTGCCTCtgataaaagcaaaacatcacCAAAAAACAAGCAGCTGGACTTTTTTGGGAAAAGTAAAGGCGAAAGTGGCCAGGAAGATGTG GAGGTGACATCACAGATTCCTGACACCCTTGTCCCAGCTGAATATCACATTGTTAAGAACCCTGGTGTCCTGGGATTAGAATTCCAAGAAGA CAAGTATACAACTTACGTTAAGGGACATGAAGATCATCTGACTGTGTTCCCTTCCAT GAAACCTACAGGAAGACAAGAAGTGCTTAAACTTAAG CATGCCATGGATTCCATGTTGGCGCGGGCtggtgttgatgatgatgtGAAAGAGCTGTCAGGTCCGACACAG ATTCACAACCTTCTGGAGCTGTTAAAAAAGGAACAGAACATTTACAACGTGGCTTTCAATGAAATAATTCGCCAA GTAACGGTAGAATGTACTGAAAGAGGAGAATTGTTGGCAAACTTAAGGAAGCGCTATGCAGATCTTTTAGATCGCATTCCCAGACAAGTAAAAAG TCTTCATCAAGAGGTTATTGCTCAGAGAGCTTTAGACAG GAGATTAACAGAAGAACTTGTGCGATTCAAAGCGTCCATTAGCTCTCTGACAag CGAGCTTGCTTCAGTGAAAGCTCATGATCGAGAGATAACACAACAGGCTAAACACGCCCAGGATGAG cTAGAAGATGCTCTTAAAGAATCTGACAAGAATGCAAG tttgatatCAGAATACCATGACTTGTACGAATTACAGAGAAAAAGACTGGAAGGCTTAGTTG GTAAACTCACTGAAGAGCGTGATCTGTGGAGTAGCGCAGCATATACTCTTTCCTTGAAGGTTACGGACAAACACTCGCTCAACACTGCTAAGAAACTGCACCTCTGCGAAAAAGCTTGGGCAAAATTGAGCAAACACTTTGCCATTTTCTTGAGTGAAAAAGATAGTATACAG CTCGAGAGGTTGACGCATCATGTACAGAGATGGCGAGAACTTTCGGATAAGTTCAATAAAAGTCTTGTTTCCTCTGAGGAGGAGATGATAAACAGA CTTAAAAGATTGATCGCTCAACTTCAGAAGTGGAAAAAGGAGTTTCAGAAAATTGTGAA TTATGATGATGGTAGCGTTCGACCTCCCGATGGACAGTTAATCAAAAATCTGTTTGAAGACCTTAAAACTTGGGAGGAGACGTTAAATCAAGAGGCAGAGCATTTTACAGGAGAAACGCTACTGTCTCGTGAAGAAGAGTTGTATCAGATGAACAAAGAAGTGGATGGGTGGACCGATGTGGCACTCAAG GTATTTAGCCGTCATCAATCGCAGGATGGAACAAGATGGCCACAACATGAGGTCATGTTACAGCTAAATGCTGAAGTAGACAGATTACAACAGCAGTATCACGTGAGAATAATCGGTGAAAACGGTGTCGCAAAAGGGATCATTGACCTTGTTAATCCAATAGAAACATG GGGAAACAAACTGAACACTGTTCTAAATGGAGGTGAAATGCTCCTGGACACGGACTGGATACGACTCGCGGATCAGGTCAGTGAAGAGTGGGCTGATCACCTGACCGAAACTCTCGCTCTGATTGGTTCAACACAAAAGGAAAGTGCACGGTTGAGCGGCGAGGTAGAAAACCCAGTAGACGTGGAAGACGTGTTTAAAAACACAGTCAAATGGCTGTCTGCTACGACGAACAGCATTGATAACGAAGACGCGAAAATTGTGGAAAGA GTCACACAGGTACATAGCGCCATGATCCGGTGGATGATCACCGTTCTTCTTCGTCTAACCCCAGATATGGAGGACAAGGAATTGGAAGAAATAGACAAACAGACTGGCGACCAAGAAGTGGACGCGTCGCTGGGGGGAGGGGAGATCCTGCTTCAGGCCATACCTGAAGAGATCTGTAACAGAGCGCAGAGGCTGTTTGAACAGCTCAGAGCGTTTTCGGTCCTTTTGACAAAATGCTGTTCTGATCTGGTGATTGACTTAATGCAG GAACGGCGAGATCAGGGTGATGAACACGCGGATATGGATTTCAAAGATCTTAAGCGCCTGTCTGTAGAATGCGAGGGGTGGATACGAACAGCTGGCCTCCTTATTCAAGACGTTATGGGCGATGACTTTGTTTTCCAGGATCTGTCAGCTGTTAAGAAGGAAAAGGGACCCGACAGAGCGGTCTCCACTGACTCTAAAGCTACTGGTGGAGag TCACAAGATGAAGACATCAAACAACCGGAAAATGCTCAGCAAACAGATCAACAAGCTACAGCCGCTGAACATCAGGAACCTGAAAAACCGGAAGTCAAAACTGTGTTGGCAGAAGACTCTGGGAGAATAGATGCCCCTAAAAAGTCTGCCGAGGAATCCCATGTGACCGCGCCCACTATTGAAACCAGTCACCAAGAAGCAAAAGAGGAGACTGGAGAAAGGCCTGAAGAAAGGCGCGAAGTTGAGGCTGGAGACCAGGACCAGGATGAGTCCCGGATGCATGTACTGGGGCATGACGATAATATAAGGACCAAGTCCCTGGAGGAGCTACCTGCAGACCAA GAACTGGAACATCTCACTGTGCCCGAGGGCGAAAACCAGCAACCTG CGCGCTCACCGTCCCCTGACACTAAGAAAGCCCTGGAAGCTTTAGCTGCGGTGGAAAGACTTCAGGCCCAACTGCT
- the LOC140936561 gene encoding E3 ubiquitin-protein ligase TRIM71-like — MSLAKQVDKVQTLSSEEVLECSLCYERYDDNKRCPRLLSNCGHTFCTHCLEQLLKDGCITCPQDRKDVHVTDGLGGLPKNFALLDVLLASSHKQPDTTPVLCDTCGGEGHPATSCCLECKENMCDVAAQFHIRHKLSRDHRVLSLAEVKTSQHLAAIPVFCSEHNEPFRYFDKDCGHVICRDCQALEHNGHKCCSLAEASAQSRQELDALTSKAKGTAAQLKEAEERVMTVVNDLNRKKKHEEDKIHAFFEELRASLDAREQALVTKLSQIHKAKSFILTEQCDLLRTFEACLLSAVDRAVTAIQSAGDVQLLVAKSDIATTLMAMESRPPVLDPQGNSALEFSVDSKRLLDVLSEAGNVTDDYTCANTTSAFGAGIETASPGQDASFIITARDCQGTERAVGGDLFEVELQGEKGEKVEVKLVDRTDGTYSATYTLPVDFKDELQLSILFRGIHIQGSPYRVHTTALHFIGFVQWYQHNQPYQEQWRLMDAACATLPGAPPGSRAATWQEYVEGKIEGLPKHASGDVLFTGPGSEGPFSVFNVMKVVTHGMPLNGTFTYSNYWQGYRQAICVAEI; from the exons ATGTCTCTAGCAAAACAAGTCGACAAAGTTCAg ACCTTGTCTTCAGAAGAAGTGCTTGAATGCTCTCTCTGTTATGAACGATATGATGACAACAAGCGGTGTCCGCGACTACTAAGTAACTGCGGTCACACATTCTGCACCCACTGCCTGGAGCAGCTCTTGAAGGATGGGTGCATTACTTGTCCTCAGGACAGAAAAGATGTCCACGTGACCGATGGACTCGGTGGACTACCCAAAAACTTTGCCCTTCTGGACGTGCTGCTCGCCAGCTCGCATAAACAGCCAGACACCACCCCTGTTCTTTGTGATACTTGTGGTGGTGAGGGACACCCGGCCACATCATGCTGTTTGGAGTGTAAGGAGAACATGTGTGACGTAGCAGCGCAGTTCCACATCCGTCACAAGCTGAGCCGCGACCACCGTGTTCTTTCCCTTGCAGAGGTTAAAACCAGCCAACACCTGGCTGCCATCCCTGTCTTCTGTTCAGAGCACAATGAGCCCTTCCGCTACTTCGACAAAGATTGTGGCCATGTAATCTGCAGGGATTGCCAAGCGTTGGAGCATAACGGCCACAAGTGTTGTTCCCTCGCCGAAGCTTCCGCCCAGAGCAGACAAGAGTTGGACGCTCTAACCTCCAAAGCTAAAGGAACTGCTGCACAGTTGAAAGAGGCTGAGGAGCGTGTTATGACGGTCGTCAATGACCTGAACCGAAAGAAGAAGCATGAAGAAGACAAGATTCATGCCTTTTTTGAAGAA cTTCGTGCCTCTCTCGACGCTCGAGAACAAGCTCTTGTTACGAAACTGAGTCAGATTCACAAGGCCAAGTCGTTCATCCTGACGGAACAATGCGACCTTCTTCGAACCTTTGAAGCCTGCCTGTTGAGTGCCGTTGACCGTGCAGTAACCGCCATCCAATCGGCGGGTGACGTACAGCTGCTCGTTGCCAAATCCGACATCGCCACGACCCTGATGGCCATGGAGAGCAGGCCTCCCGTCCTGGATCCGCAAGGAAATTCTGCACTGGAGTTCTCCGTAGATAGTAAACGCTTGTTAGACGTGCTTTCCGAGGCGGGGAATGTAACTGACGATTATACATGCGCCAACACCACCAGTGCCTTTGGCGCAGGAATAGAGACCGCATCTCCTGGCCAGGATGCATCCTTTATCATCACCGCACGCGACTGCCAAGGAACTGAGCGCGCTGTTGGTGGCGATCTGTTTGAGGTAGAGCTCCAGGGAGAGAAAGGCGAGAAAGTGGAAGTAAAGCTGGTCGACAGAACGGATGGAACTTACTCCGCGACATATACTCTACCTGTAGATTTCAAGGACGAGCTCCAGCTGTCTATATTGTTCCGCGGAATTCATATCCAAGGTAGTCCGTATCGTGTTCATACCACTGCATTGCACTTTATTGGTTTTGTACAGTGGTATCAGCACAACCAGCCTTACCAGGAGCAGTGGAGACTGATGGACGCGGCGTGTGCTACTCTACCTGGAGCCCCTCCTGGCAGCCGTGCAGCAACATGGCAAGAGTATGTGGAGGGTAAAATCGAAGGCTTGCCAAAACATGCCTCTGGAGACGTTCTTTTTACAGGACCTGGTAGTGAAGGTCCATTTAGTGTGTTTAATGTCATGAAGGTTGTAACTCATGGAATGCCCCTCAATGGTACTTTTACTTACAGCAATTATTGGCAAGGCTATCGACAAGCGATCTGCGTCGCAGAAATATGA
- the LOC140938897 gene encoding protein mono-ADP-ribosyltransferase PARP12-like, which produces MRIEKSYHRADLRRLSTESYVKQEGKGLSTQWLWYRKEESGDWIKYGVTTGESDLKQEDLETAFLRREGNYTFTRNGQEFRLQFFMNPMCEKSFRPYSKKTVRRRPAYESPEDIKTLLRGNVEKKSWFSLRNLFRWR; this is translated from the exons ATGAGGATAGAGAAAAGCTATCACCGGGCGGACCTGAGAAGACTGTCTACAGAATCGTACGTTAAACAGGAAGGCAAAGGTCTTAGCACCCAGTGGCTGTGGTATAGAAAAGAAGAAAGTGGTGACTGGATCAAGTATGGAGTGACG ACTGGCGAATCAGATTTAAAGCAAGAAGACCTGGAGACCGCGTTCCTTCGTCGAGAGGGGAACTACACATTTACCAGAAATGGACAAGAGTTTCGCCTCCAGTTCTTCATGAACCCAATGTGTGAGAAATCCTTCAGGCCGTACTCGAAGAAAACGGTCCGACGTCGCCCCGCATACGAGTCACCAGAAGACATAAAAACGCTATTAAGGGGCAATGTCGAGAAGAAGTCATGGTTCAGTTTAAGGAACTTATTTCGATGGCGCTAG
- the LOC140938895 gene encoding axonemal dynein light chain domain-containing protein 1-like isoform X1 — protein sequence MSVSTVVKPSESPHISTGETSRASRGKNKLVKTPGSPCVLPILEGGKSQGDELKHEIMDSGGQSDILDRDKTFLTGMNDFIPDDILNSLTQQPIPPSREQLGPPTKHKRLKPLEITPPARRRPANVWNFPRGREKLKHLAEQPPCMCGAGRDISFLYDATGPDKTSLDSAGKSLVTPASDKSKTSPKNKQLDFFGKSKGESGQEDVEVTSQIPDTLVPAEYHIVKNPGVLGLEFQEDKYTTYVKGHEDHLTVFPSMKPTGRQEVLKLKHAMDSMLARAGVDDDVKELSGPTQIHNLLELLKKEQNIYNVAFNEIIRQVTVECTERGELLANLRKRYADLLDRIPRQVKSLHQEVIAQRALDRRLTEELVRFKASISSLTSELASVKAHDREITQQAKHAQDELEDALKESDKNASLISEYHDLYELQRKRLEGLVGKLTEERDLWSSAAYTLSLKVTDKHSLNTAKKLHLCEKAWAKLSKHFAIFLSEKDSIQLERLTHHVQRWRELSDKFNKSLVSSEEEMINRLKRLIAQLQKWKKEFQKIVNYDDGSVRPPDGQLIKNLFEDLKTWEETLNQEAEHFTGETLLSREEELYQMNKEVDGWTDVALKVFSRHQSQDGTRWPQHEVMLQLNAEVDRLQQQYHVRIIGENGVAKGIIDLVNPIETWGNKLNTVLNGGEMLLDTDWIRLADQVSEEWADHLTETLALIGSTQKESARLSGEVENPVDVEDVFKNTVKWLSATTNSIDNEDAKIVERVTQVHSAMIRWMITVLLRLTPDMEDKELEEIDKQTGDQEVDASLGGGEILLQAIPEEICNRAQRLFEQLRAFSVLLTKCCSDLVIDLMQERRDQGDEHADMDFKDLKRLSVECEGWIRTAGLLIQDVMGDDFVFQDLSAVKKEKGPDRAVSTDSKATGGESQDEDIKQPENAQQTDQQATAAEHQEPEKPEVKTVLAEDSGRIDAPKKSAEESHVTAPTIETSHQEAKEETGERPEERREVEAGDQDQDESRMHVLGHDDNIRTKSLEELPADQELEHLTVPEGENQQPARSPSPDTKKALEALAAVERLQAQLLETEERAQTAEERAIQAETELKQALEKIRALERSASRASAGESQTPAERPVSTSMSKRAPSQASTAQPHSPQPPRTPSQQSSRPSTRASTKKK from the exons ATGAGCGTCTCCACAGTAGTAAAACCAAGCGAATCACCTCACATTTCCACAGGAGAAACCTCCCGCGCTTCTCGTGGTAAAAACAAGCTTGTTAAAACACCAGGTTCGCCCTGCGTTTTACCAATACTCGAGGGAGGAAAATCGCAAGGTGACGAATTGAAACATGAAATTATGGATTCTGGTGGACAAAGTGACATTTTAGATCGCGATAAAACGTTCTTAACCGGGATGAATGACTTTATTCCGGATGACATTTTGAACAGTTTGACCCAGCAGCCGATCCCGCCTTCACGCGAACAGTTAGGACCACCAACAAAACACAAGAGGCTTAAACCTCTTGAG ATAACCCCACCAGCTCGGAGAAGGCCAGCCAATGTGTGGAATTTCCCTAGAGGGAGAGAAAAGTTGAAACATCTCGCAGAACAGCCCCCTTGTATGTGTGGAGCAGGAAG agATATATCTTTTCTATATGATGCCACTGGGCCAGACAAGACAAGCCTGGACTCAGCTGGAAAATCTCTGGTTACACCTGCCTCtgataaaagcaaaacatcacCAAAAAACAAGCAGCTGGACTTTTTTGGGAAAAGTAAAGGCGAAAGTGGCCAGGAAGATGTG GAGGTGACATCACAGATTCCTGACACCCTTGTCCCAGCTGAATATCACATTGTTAAGAACCCTGGTGTCCTGGGATTAGAATTCCAAGAAGA CAAGTATACAACTTACGTTAAGGGACATGAAGATCATCTGACTGTGTTCCCTTCCAT GAAACCTACAGGAAGACAAGAAGTGCTTAAACTTAAG CATGCCATGGATTCCATGTTGGCGCGGGCtggtgttgatgatgatgtGAAAGAGCTGTCAGGTCCGACACAG ATTCACAACCTTCTGGAGCTGTTAAAAAAGGAACAGAACATTTACAACGTGGCTTTCAATGAAATAATTCGCCAA GTAACGGTAGAATGTACTGAAAGAGGAGAATTGTTGGCAAACTTAAGGAAGCGCTATGCAGATCTTTTAGATCGCATTCCCAGACAAGTAAAAAG TCTTCATCAAGAGGTTATTGCTCAGAGAGCTTTAGACAG GAGATTAACAGAAGAACTTGTGCGATTCAAAGCGTCCATTAGCTCTCTGACAag CGAGCTTGCTTCAGTGAAAGCTCATGATCGAGAGATAACACAACAGGCTAAACACGCCCAGGATGAG cTAGAAGATGCTCTTAAAGAATCTGACAAGAATGCAAG tttgatatCAGAATACCATGACTTGTACGAATTACAGAGAAAAAGACTGGAAGGCTTAGTTG GTAAACTCACTGAAGAGCGTGATCTGTGGAGTAGCGCAGCATATACTCTTTCCTTGAAGGTTACGGACAAACACTCGCTCAACACTGCTAAGAAACTGCACCTCTGCGAAAAAGCTTGGGCAAAATTGAGCAAACACTTTGCCATTTTCTTGAGTGAAAAAGATAGTATACAG CTCGAGAGGTTGACGCATCATGTACAGAGATGGCGAGAACTTTCGGATAAGTTCAATAAAAGTCTTGTTTCCTCTGAGGAGGAGATGATAAACAGA CTTAAAAGATTGATCGCTCAACTTCAGAAGTGGAAAAAGGAGTTTCAGAAAATTGTGAA TTATGATGATGGTAGCGTTCGACCTCCCGATGGACAGTTAATCAAAAATCTGTTTGAAGACCTTAAAACTTGGGAGGAGACGTTAAATCAAGAGGCAGAGCATTTTACAGGAGAAACGCTACTGTCTCGTGAAGAAGAGTTGTATCAGATGAACAAAGAAGTGGATGGGTGGACCGATGTGGCACTCAAG GTATTTAGCCGTCATCAATCGCAGGATGGAACAAGATGGCCACAACATGAGGTCATGTTACAGCTAAATGCTGAAGTAGACAGATTACAACAGCAGTATCACGTGAGAATAATCGGTGAAAACGGTGTCGCAAAAGGGATCATTGACCTTGTTAATCCAATAGAAACATG GGGAAACAAACTGAACACTGTTCTAAATGGAGGTGAAATGCTCCTGGACACGGACTGGATACGACTCGCGGATCAGGTCAGTGAAGAGTGGGCTGATCACCTGACCGAAACTCTCGCTCTGATTGGTTCAACACAAAAGGAAAGTGCACGGTTGAGCGGCGAGGTAGAAAACCCAGTAGACGTGGAAGACGTGTTTAAAAACACAGTCAAATGGCTGTCTGCTACGACGAACAGCATTGATAACGAAGACGCGAAAATTGTGGAAAGA GTCACACAGGTACATAGCGCCATGATCCGGTGGATGATCACCGTTCTTCTTCGTCTAACCCCAGATATGGAGGACAAGGAATTGGAAGAAATAGACAAACAGACTGGCGACCAAGAAGTGGACGCGTCGCTGGGGGGAGGGGAGATCCTGCTTCAGGCCATACCTGAAGAGATCTGTAACAGAGCGCAGAGGCTGTTTGAACAGCTCAGAGCGTTTTCGGTCCTTTTGACAAAATGCTGTTCTGATCTGGTGATTGACTTAATGCAG GAACGGCGAGATCAGGGTGATGAACACGCGGATATGGATTTCAAAGATCTTAAGCGCCTGTCTGTAGAATGCGAGGGGTGGATACGAACAGCTGGCCTCCTTATTCAAGACGTTATGGGCGATGACTTTGTTTTCCAGGATCTGTCAGCTGTTAAGAAGGAAAAGGGACCCGACAGAGCGGTCTCCACTGACTCTAAAGCTACTGGTGGAGag TCACAAGATGAAGACATCAAACAACCGGAAAATGCTCAGCAAACAGATCAACAAGCTACAGCCGCTGAACATCAGGAACCTGAAAAACCGGAAGTCAAAACTGTGTTGGCAGAAGACTCTGGGAGAATAGATGCCCCTAAAAAGTCTGCCGAGGAATCCCATGTGACCGCGCCCACTATTGAAACCAGTCACCAAGAAGCAAAAGAGGAGACTGGAGAAAGGCCTGAAGAAAGGCGCGAAGTTGAGGCTGGAGACCAGGACCAGGATGAGTCCCGGATGCATGTACTGGGGCATGACGATAATATAAGGACCAAGTCCCTGGAGGAGCTACCTGCAGACCAA GAACTGGAACATCTCACTGTGCCCGAGGGCGAAAACCAGCAACCTG CGCGCTCACCGTCCCCTGACACTAAGAAAGCCCTGGAAGCTTTAGCTGCGGTGGAAAGACTTCAGGCCCAACTGCT agAGACAGAAGAACGAGCACAGACTGCAGAGGAGAGAGCCATTCAAGCCGAAACAGAGCTAAAGCAAGCTCTAGAAAAAATCCGAGCCCTTGAGCGTTCAGCGTCTCGCGCCAGTGCTGGAGAATCTCAAACGCCCGCAGAAAGACCGGTCAGCACCAGCATGTCAAAGCGAGCACCCTCTCAGGCGTCTACTGCGCAGCCTCATTCTCCCCAGCCGCCACGCACTCCATCCCAGCAATCATCACGGCCTTCAACTCGCGcatcaacaaagaaaaaataa